A segment of the Chryseobacterium scophthalmum genome:
CCGTCGAAACTAATGACTTCTTATCTTTTATGATATAACCTCTTTTAAAAAGGATTTCAATAATTGCTGCTCTTGTTGCGGGAGTTCCAATACCTATATTTTTTAGTATTTTTCTTTGTTCTTCCTGTTCAATTTTATTTCCTGCATTTTCCATTGCTGACAATAAATCCGCTTCTGTAAACAGTGAAGGAGGTCGAGTTACCTTTTCCAATAGGATTGACTCTTTAATTTTGATGTTATCACCTTTCAAAACCGTTGGTAATTCCAGAAGTTCATTATTTTCGTCTTCTGAAAAATTGCCTTTCATAATTCTCCACCCCGGATTTATGATTGTACTTCCGGTAGAAACAAAAACATAGTGAAGAACTTCTAATGAGATCTCTGTTACTTCTTTGATACAGGCTTCGGATATAGCCTCAAGTAATCGAAAGGCAATCAAATCATAAACTGCATTTTCTTTCGCCGACAACGCAGAAGGAATCTTCTCTGTGATGAGCAGGCCATGATGATCTGTAACCCCAAGATCGTTAACGATCCTTTTGTTCAATTGACCCCATTTGACATGTTCCACTGCTTGTCTATAAGAATCCCTTTCTTTTAAACTTCTGATTAGGTTAGGAATTTCCTGCCAGACATCTTCGGGAATGTATTTACTTCCTGTTCTTGGATAGGTAATAAACTTTTTCTCGTAAAGACTTTGGGCAATATCGAGGGTTTCAGAAGCTGAAAGATTCAGTTTTTTATTCGCCTCTTTCTGCAAACCTGTCAAATCGAATAAAAGCGGCGCTTGTTCGCTCACCCTCTTTACTTCCAGAGCTTCCACTTTTGCGTTACCCTCTCCTCTTTCGATTACTTTTAAAAGATCATGGACTTTTTTCTCATCATCAAACTTCAGTAGTGAAGTACTTTTAAAACTGAGCATTCCTTTTTGATGACTCAACTGAATCTGCCAGTATTTCTGAGTAGCAAAATTCTTATGTTCTAAATACCTATTGCATATCAGTGCCAGTGTTGGCGTTTGAACTCTCCCAAGCGAATAAGCTCCATTACCAGCAGCAATAGATAAGGCCTGAGAAGCGTTGATCCCCAAAAGCCAGTCCGCGCGGCTTCTTCCAACGGCAGCATGATATAAACCATTAAAATCACTACCCGTCTTTAGGTTTTCAAAACCTTGTCTTATTGCCTTTTCAGTTAGAGAACTAATCCATAATCTCTCAAAAGGTTTTGTACATTTTAAATACTCATAAATGTATCTGAATATCAGTTCTCCCTCCCGTCCCGCATCGGTTGCTACAATGATACTGGCGCAGTCATGGATTACTTTTTCAATAATTTTCAACTGCTTGAATGCTCCGGAATCAGTTACATAAGCTTTTCCTCTTTTAATTTTCTTGACCATTAATTTAAAAGGATCAGGAAGTAGGGGAAGTGAAGTTTTCTGGTATCCTGCAATCCCGTAATCTTCAGGCATTGCTAAACTTATTAAATGTCCGAATGCCCAGGTTACATTATATCCGTTTCCTGTATAGAAACCGTCTCTTTTATCCGTAGCGCCTATTATTAAGGCGATTTCTCTTGCTACACTCGGCTTTTCTGCAATAACTGCTTTCATATTTAAATTTTTTCGTATTAATAAAAACCCAATGAAATTTTTCTTAATCATTGGGTTACGTCATCTATTTGATTATAATTTTCTTCTTCGCGATCTAACAGGCTCCTTACTTTTTTGCTGTTGCTCTGCTTGCTTCTTATTCGCTGGATTTGTTTGCATTGATTGTAAAGGCTCCTTCACATTTTTCGTTGCTTCATTAGTCTTCCCTTCAGAATTAACGGCCACCTGAGTTTTGTTGGCATCGTCAGGTTTCACTCTTTCAGCAACCTTGTCAGGATTTTGGAAAGAAAAATCTGTAGTTCCGTTTTCTTTACTATATGTAATATAACCGTTGTATGTATTTCCTTTTTGATCAATCAATCCACTTACATACACCGATTTTCCCTCTTTAAGATTATTAAACTGCAAATCAGTTAACTCTTTGCCTCTAAAATTTTTCTGTGGTTTTTCGTTTACTGCTTGTTGGCTGCTTTGAGCCTGATCCAATTTTTTATTAGGATCTATCAGAAATTCCACATACCTTTTTTCTGCATTAAACTGAACCGAAGCATTAAAAGAATCTCCTTTACTTGAAATCATTCCTTCGATATAAAGAGGTTTGCCCTCACCCAATGTTTGCTTTTGCTCATTATTAAGTTTTACTCCTTTTATTTCATCGGGAATCTTCATGTAGTTGGTATTTAAAGCAACCAATTCGTTGGTTAAACGGTCTTTACTGATTATTGAAGGAATTATTTCATCAGTCTTTGGATTGACAAGATCCACTACCCTTCCCATATTTCCTGTATTTCTAAGGTTTTCTTTATCCTGCTCTGAAAATTCATGACCTAAAAACTTCATTTTAAAATCCGGTTCTTTACGTATTCCATGAAGATTAATGAGCACCTGACCGCTGTCATTCGTTTGCAAAGAAAGACGAACATCCATCCTGCTGACCGCATTGCCTAAATTAATAGTGACAGGTACCAGCTTGTGTGATTTAAATCCCCTGAGCAGACGATCCAAGACATTCATCTTGGTGAGCTTTTCCTGATCCAATCCAAACTTTGCCATGATTTGCCAATCTATCTGTTCGGGTTGGTAACGGTATTGCGGAGTTTCATGTTGGGTTTTACTTTCTGTTTCTGTTGATTTTGCTGCCATTTTGTTTTGATTTTTATGGGTTAAACTATTTTGAATGTTGATTTCATAGCCTTTTAAAGTTTCCATTTCTATGTTTGATGCCTTATCTACATACTCCTGCAGCTCCTTTGCAGTTTGAATTGCACCGAGTTCTGAAATTTTAAAAAATGAAAATTCTGTTGGATTTCTGAGTTGACTGATGAAATTGGAAAAGAAGTTGGAGAAGATATCGCCCCCTCTATCAATGCGAATAAATTGGTTGGAATTTTTCTTCTGAGAATCTACTTTTTGAAGATTTCCATTGGCATCAACTCCATTGACCAATTCTACTTTTTTTGTCTTTTTATCTAATGCCAAAAGTGTATCAGATAAATTATCCTGCGAGATATCCTTTGATTGCAGATTCTCTTCCCTATCTTGTATTTTATCTCTTTCCGACTCGCTCATAAATAACTTATTAATGATGACGATGAAGGTAGAGAACCCTAAAAAAAGTATTTAAAACCTTGTAATAAATGGTTTAAAATGTCCCTGACTGGCTTGAGCTGCGTTTAGAATTACCATTAAAACTATCTCGGATGAACTGATGGACATCTGAAAGTTTATAATACAACTTACCGCTGATGGTATAATAGGGTAAACGCTTTGAAGTACGGTAACGCTGCAATGATCTTGAACTTATCTTGAGCATTTGCAGGACATCCTGATTATCCAGGAGCTGTTCCCCGTCAATCTCAAAATTTTGGTTTTTCATTTCTTTTACTTTATCATCCAGGAGGTTAAAGCGTTCCATCAGTCTTTCCATCCATGAGTTAAACTCTATTCTGTCAATATTCATAACATTTGATTTGTAGTTATAGGATTATAGAAATTTTCGTAGTTGTTTCAGCCAAGAAGCTTCGCAATATCCTGATACCTGTAATAAAGTGTACCGCCAACCTTTTTAAATGACAAGGTTCCATTTATTCTGTAATTCTGGAGAGTTCCTGCAGATATTTTCAACAGTTTTTGTACTTCAGAAGATTTGAGCCACTCTTCTTGGTTTATCTTATTACCATTGAGCAGTTCGAGAATCTCTTTAACAAACTCTTTTTTAAAATCGAGCAGGTCTTCTTTTGTTAAAATTGAAATTGTTTGCATTTTGCTGTATTTTGTTGTTACAAAGTTTCGAAAATGCACATAGAATCTCTCGGTAGTCCTACGGTACTACCGAGAGAAAGTCTAAAAAATACTGATAATCAACAGAATGCAAATCAATCTTCATCATTACATTTGCAACATCACTTATTGAAATCATTAAAATTGGTCATCAGCATTTTTAAAATGTTGATTGAGATTAGCGGAAAGCATGTTTAGAAACTTTGTTCTGCCATTTTTCCTGTCTTTAATTTCAGTTACTGTTTTGTAATAATTTCCTAAATCGATCTCAAAAGTTTTTTCAAAAGAGCGCATAATTTCACTGAACTCAATATTTCCACCATTAAAGCAATTGCTCTGATGCAAAGCATAGGCAAGTTCAATCAATGCTACCTTTGAAGCTGACCATTTAAGCTGGGTATCGTGATCTTCTTTTTTACTCCACGCATGATACTCCTTTTCAGATTCCTCTTTTAAAAAGACTTCCAGTAAATCGTTTGCTAATATGTGAGCAACCTGATGACAGTGTGAGGTAGTAAAGCATTCATCAAAATTATAAAGATTAAGAGAAAGTTTCATTTTGAGATCAAATGAATTTCTTACAAAATATTTGTGATCCATATACGTTGCATTTCTACGGTAGTAATTGTAAAAATCAGCATTTTCGCTATGGTATTTTTTGAGTTTATCCCATTCGTTCTCATAATACTTTTTACGTGCTTTTTCGCTCGAATGAGGAATTGACGAAACAATACTCAGCAATTTCATAAAGTAGATGTATTTTGAAATAAAGAGCGGTTTCAGATTTTTAAAGAAATACACTTCTTCGGCGATTCCTTCAAAAATTACAGGAGTAATTACTTTCTTCAATTCTCTGACCGACTGATCAATTGTTGAAAGAGATTCTTCCGCAATTTTAATAGGGTCATCATGCGCATTCTCAATTATTTTTAAGTCTTTTTCAAGATGATCATACATCTTTGTAACCGTTCTGAAAAGTTTGTTTACCATGTCCTTTTTAAGAAATTTACAAACTTTCAATCAAATAGAGAAGAAATTACTTATTATTCAGTTCTTTAACTCTCATTTTAATGAAATCTGCAGGCCTTATTCCGTTTATCTCAAAAAACAGATCAGAGAAGTTCTGACGGGAAGCAATTCCGCACTCTGCTGCCAGACCTTCTATTTTATAATTAAGATACTTTCTATCGGAGTTCAGTAGATTTGTAATATACCTGATCCTAAGCTCAGACAAATATTTATTAAAATTCATCCCTTTTACTTCATTGATATAAGTAGACAGATAATGTGTATTGGTTTTAAATTGTTCAGCGAGTTTTTTACAGGTAAGATTTTTTTGTAGAAACTGATTTTTTTCTTCAAATACGGCAAGTTTCTTTGCTAATTCATCAGCCTTTTCATCACTCACAACTTGTTTCTTTACCAATATGTTATCTGCATCAGCCTTTTTTTCAGATTGAAGTTTAGTTTTAAAAATGTTTAACCTCTCCTGCAGCTGGATATATTTTTTCTTTAAAACTTTTTCCCGATAATGACGGTAAATAAGAACAACGATAGTGAAGCTTATAATGATCAAGGCTATAATTACAATGATTATTTTTGAACTTTTCAACCTTTCTTTTTCATCCTCAAGCTTTCTGCTGTCATATTCCAAAAACATTTTTTTAGAGAGATATTTAAAATCCTTAACAATAATATTATCGGCTCTTAAAAGCTGTTTTGTGTAGTATAGTTCTTTCTCGGTGTTGTTTCCTTTTTTATAATGGTTAATTAAAAATCTATAATTCTTTCTTACTTCCGGAAAAATAAATTGATGTTGATCAAAAATGGAATCTACTTTGGTAAAATAAACGATTCCTTTCTCCTCATCACCATGCGTAATAAAGATATTTCCTAAGTAAAAATAAATAACACTTTCCCATGTAAAATCTCCCTTTTTGAGTATTGGCGGTAATGCTTTATTTAAATAATAAATGGCGTCATTGGGTTTCTTTCTATGAAAATACAATATGCCCTTGGATTTGAGAAAGTAAGCGTATTCCAGCTGAAAATTATTTTGATGTCTCGTTAAATCGATTCCCAATTCAATTAGGCTGTCTGATTTTTTAAAGTCATTGAGATTCTGGTAACAAACAGTCATCTGATGAAGAATATTAAAATATCCTTTTTTAAAATTGTAGGCTGTATTGGGATTTTCAGAATCTTTCGAACCTGACTCAAAA
Coding sequences within it:
- the topB gene encoding type IA DNA topoisomerase; amino-acid sequence: MKAVIAEKPSVAREIALIIGATDKRDGFYTGNGYNVTWAFGHLISLAMPEDYGIAGYQKTSLPLLPDPFKLMVKKIKRGKAYVTDSGAFKQLKIIEKVIHDCASIIVATDAGREGELIFRYIYEYLKCTKPFERLWISSLTEKAIRQGFENLKTGSDFNGLYHAAVGRSRADWLLGINASQALSIAAGNGAYSLGRVQTPTLALICNRYLEHKNFATQKYWQIQLSHQKGMLSFKSTSLLKFDDEKKVHDLLKVIERGEGNAKVEALEVKRVSEQAPLLFDLTGLQKEANKKLNLSASETLDIAQSLYEKKFITYPRTGSKYIPEDVWQEIPNLIRSLKERDSYRQAVEHVKWGQLNKRIVNDLGVTDHHGLLITEKIPSALSAKENAVYDLIAFRLLEAISEACIKEVTEISLEVLHYVFVSTGSTIINPGWRIMKGNFSEDENNELLELPTVLKGDNIKIKESILLEKVTRPPSLFTEADLLSAMENAGNKIEQEEQRKILKNIGIGTPATRAAIIEILFKRGYIIKDKKSLVSTDKGLQVYEFIKDKKIADVTMTAEWELELQKIENNEIDLLNFQKKIEVYTEVITEELLGTKILIKDVPQLICPKCKKAELLILDKIVKCKDEVCNWLQFRIVCGKVLTVSDIKLLIENRKSSLIKGMKSKAGKSFDAFIILNDAGESSFEFEKNK
- a CDS encoding DUF3945 domain-containing protein, translated to MSESERDKIQDREENLQSKDISQDNLSDTLLALDKKTKKVELVNGVDANGNLQKVDSQKKNSNQFIRIDRGGDIFSNFFSNFISQLRNPTEFSFFKISELGAIQTAKELQEYVDKASNIEMETLKGYEINIQNSLTHKNQNKMAAKSTETESKTQHETPQYRYQPEQIDWQIMAKFGLDQEKLTKMNVLDRLLRGFKSHKLVPVTINLGNAVSRMDVRLSLQTNDSGQVLINLHGIRKEPDFKMKFLGHEFSEQDKENLRNTGNMGRVVDLVNPKTDEIIPSIISKDRLTNELVALNTNYMKIPDEIKGVKLNNEQKQTLGEGKPLYIEGMISSKGDSFNASVQFNAEKRYVEFLIDPNKKLDQAQSSQQAVNEKPQKNFRGKELTDLQFNNLKEGKSVYVSGLIDQKGNTYNGYITYSKENGTTDFSFQNPDKVAERVKPDDANKTQVAVNSEGKTNEATKNVKEPLQSMQTNPANKKQAEQQQKSKEPVRSRRRKL
- a CDS encoding helix-turn-helix domain-containing protein, giving the protein MNIDRIEFNSWMERLMERFNLLDDKVKEMKNQNFEIDGEQLLDNQDVLQMLKISSRSLQRYRTSKRLPYYTISGKLYYKLSDVHQFIRDSFNGNSKRSSSQSGTF
- a CDS encoding helix-turn-helix domain-containing protein; this translates as MQTISILTKEDLLDFKKEFVKEILELLNGNKINQEEWLKSSEVQKLLKISAGTLQNYRINGTLSFKKVGGTLYYRYQDIAKLLG
- a CDS encoding RteC domain-containing protein encodes the protein MVNKLFRTVTKMYDHLEKDLKIIENAHDDPIKIAEESLSTIDQSVRELKKVITPVIFEGIAEEVYFFKNLKPLFISKYIYFMKLLSIVSSIPHSSEKARKKYYENEWDKLKKYHSENADFYNYYRRNATYMDHKYFVRNSFDLKMKLSLNLYNFDECFTTSHCHQVAHILANDLLEVFLKEESEKEYHAWSKKEDHDTQLKWSASKVALIELAYALHQSNCFNGGNIEFSEIMRSFEKTFEIDLGNYYKTVTEIKDRKNGRTKFLNMLSANLNQHFKNADDQF
- a CDS encoding helix-turn-helix domain-containing protein — protein: MTKSRILSLLFLMYHIICISQVKSSSSYQEIRKFYENKELNDESALPDINAFIKKAKANKDDRALALGYRDAVAYSSNINAKLKFADSTIQASLKTGKNDLISDAYVGKGILYSFNLKKYQPALDEFLKAYRYSLMTKDEYLQHKVNYHLGNVKSYLGYYEEAIVHFNHSIRYFESGSKDSENPNTAYNFKKGYFNILHQMTVCYQNLNDFKKSDSLIELGIDLTRHQNNFQLEYAYFLKSKGILYFHRKKPNDAIYYLNKALPPILKKGDFTWESVIYFYLGNIFITHGDEEKGIVYFTKVDSIFDQHQFIFPEVRKNYRFLINHYKKGNNTEKELYYTKQLLRADNIIVKDFKYLSKKMFLEYDSRKLEDEKERLKSSKIIIVIIALIIISFTIVVLIYRHYREKVLKKKYIQLQERLNIFKTKLQSEKKADADNILVKKQVVSDEKADELAKKLAVFEEKNQFLQKNLTCKKLAEQFKTNTHYLSTYINEVKGMNFNKYLSELRIRYITNLLNSDRKYLNYKIEGLAAECGIASRQNFSDLFFEINGIRPADFIKMRVKELNNK